One part of the Cyprinus carpio isolate SPL01 chromosome B12, ASM1834038v1, whole genome shotgun sequence genome encodes these proteins:
- the tekt3 gene encoding tektin-3 yields MELIGSTQMATYTRPKTSHFLPAISTTASSYRSHQPALTLNQNSNMPWRTNTYFRSGSAIPSVSALQRENLDLVRAKTMFYPSNRTALSTRYMPEDWFKSNHSNYMESESSRNSAERLRRDTIRMIQDKDQMTRRTQDTTSKNIGERLKDISFWRSELNHEIDNMVTEISSLTDVKRRLERALAETEGPLQVSQECLFHREKRMSIDLVHDDVEKDLIKEVEVIKSCQERMRRHLDRAIAQLESNRAAQHELERDLSDKVTAQRIDDRCHHLRNTSDGISYYRGIDRMDPSISLPDSWSKFTDDNILHSQSERAASHKLRDEIEILLNATSNEMWNQFNSLNVSFTNRISEMADAKNNLQAHLAKTLQEIFQTEMLIEALKKAIRDKENPLKVAQTRLEERSRRPNVELCRDNPHHRLVTEVREIEDTIHKLRERLMEAENTLQTLVKTKVALEHDLSIKANSLFLDQEKCMGMRKSFPSTPRLVGYT; encoded by the exons ATGGAGCTAATTGGATCCACTCAGATGGCCACTTACACTCGGcccaaaacaagccatttcctacCGGCCATATCCACCACAGCATCCAGTTATAGGAGCCACCAGCCAGCCTTGACCCTCAACCAGAATTCAAACATGCCCTGGAGGACTAATACATACTTTAGAAGTGGCAGCGCTATCCCAAGTGTATCAGCCCTTCAAAGAGAAAACCTAGACTTGGTCCGTGCCAAGACCATGTTTTACCCCTCTAACAGGACAGCTCTCAGTACACGCTACATGCCAGAGGACTGGTTCAAGTCCAACCACAGTAACTACATGGAGTCAGAGTCGTCCCGGAACAGTGCTGAAAGGCTTCGGAGGGACACGATCCGAATGATCCAAGATAAGGACCAGATGACCCGCAGAACTCAGGACACCACCAGCAAGAACATCGGAGAAAGACTAAAGGACATCAGCTTCTGGAGATCAGAGCTCAATCATGAGATAGACAACATGGTGACAGAGATATCATCGCTGACGGATGTGAAAAGAAGACTGGAAAGAGCTCTTGCTGAAACTGAAGGCCCACTGCAG gtTTCTCAGGAATGTTTGTTCCACAGGGAGAAACGGATGTCCATTGATCTCGTTCATGATGATGTAGAGAAAGATTTAATTAAG GAAGTGGAAGTGATTAAGTCGTGTCAGGAGAGAATGAGGCGGCATTTAGACCGAGCTATTGCTCAACTAGA GTCGAATCGTGCCGCACAGCACGAGTTGGAGAGAGATCTGAGTGACAAGGTCACAGCACAGAGAATTGATGATAGGTGTCACCATCTCAGGAACACCTCTGATGGAATCAGCTACTATAGAGGGATCGATCGCATGGACCCATC TATCAGTCTTCCAGATTCCTGGTCGAAGTTTACTGACGACAACATCCTGCATTCTCAGAGCGAACGTGCCGCCTCTCACAAACTCCGTGATGAGATTGAGATCCTGCTCAATGCCACTTCAAACGAGATGTGGAACCAGTTTAACAGTTTAAATGTGTCCTTTACCAACCGCATCTCTGAGATGGCAGATGCCAAGAACAATCTGCAAGCCCACCTGGCCAAG ACCCTCCAGGAAATCTTCCAGACCGAGATGCTGATTGAAGCTTTAAAAAAGGCAATCCGAGACAAAGAGAACCCGCTTAAAGTTGCCCAGACCCGCCTGGAAGAAAGGTCTCGCAGACCCAACGTTGAACTCTGCAGAGACAATCCTCATCA caggcTGGTTACAGAGGTTAGGGAGATTGAAGACACCATTCATaaactgagagagagactgatggaGGCCGAGAACACTCTCCAGACCCTGGTGAAGACCAAAGTTGCGCTAGAGCATGACCTGTCAATCAAAGCCAACTCTCTGTTCCTGGATCAGGAGAAGTGCATGGGCATGAGGAAGAGCTTTCCCAGCACTCCTCGTCTGGTCGGATACACCTAA